One segment of Arcanobacterium phocae DNA contains the following:
- the ettA gene encoding energy-dependent translational throttle protein EttA translates to MAEFIYNMVRARKKVGDKLILDDVTMSFYPGAKIGMVGPNGAGKSTILKIMAGLDEPSNGEARLSPGYSVGILLQEPPLNEDKTVLENVQEGVGDLIGKVHRFNEIGMEMAEPDADFDALMEEMGTLQTEIDAANGWDIDAQLDQAMEALQCPPGDSPVNVLSGGERRRVALCKLLLEAPDLLLLDEPTNHLDAESVLWLEQHLAKYPGAVIAVTHDRYFLDHVAQWIAEVDRGHLYPYEGNYSTYLEKKQERLEVQGKKDAKLKKRLSEELEWVRSSAKGRQAKSKARLARYEEMAAEADRTRKLDFEEIQIPPGPRLGNVVLEATNLKKGFGDRVLIDNLSFTLPRNGIVGIIGPNGVGKTTLFKTIVGLEPLDEGNLKIGETVKLSYVDQNRGGIDPEKTLWEVVSDGLDYIQVGNVEMPSRAYVSAFGFKGADQQKKAGVLSGGERNRLNLALTLKQGGNLILLDEPTNDLDVETLSSLENALLDFAGCSVVITHDRWFLDRVATHILAYEGTEENPSNWYWFEGNFEAYEKNKIERLGEDAGRPGASTYRKLTRG, encoded by the coding sequence GTGGCTGAGTTTATTTACAACATGGTGCGTGCCCGCAAAAAAGTAGGGGACAAACTAATTCTTGACGATGTTACGATGTCGTTCTATCCTGGGGCCAAGATCGGTATGGTCGGCCCGAATGGTGCTGGAAAGTCTACCATTCTAAAGATCATGGCTGGTCTAGACGAGCCTTCTAATGGTGAGGCACGCTTAAGTCCTGGCTATTCAGTGGGGATCTTGCTCCAAGAGCCGCCATTGAATGAAGACAAGACCGTACTTGAGAATGTTCAAGAAGGTGTTGGGGATCTTATCGGAAAGGTGCACCGTTTCAATGAAATCGGCATGGAGATGGCGGAGCCGGATGCTGATTTTGATGCCCTCATGGAAGAAATGGGTACCTTGCAGACGGAAATCGATGCTGCTAATGGGTGGGATATTGATGCCCAGCTTGATCAGGCGATGGAAGCTCTGCAATGCCCACCGGGCGATAGTCCTGTTAACGTACTTTCCGGTGGTGAGCGGCGACGAGTTGCATTATGTAAGTTACTGCTGGAAGCGCCAGATTTGTTGCTACTGGACGAACCTACCAACCATTTGGACGCTGAATCAGTGCTATGGCTTGAGCAACACCTAGCGAAGTATCCAGGTGCTGTTATCGCTGTTACCCACGATCGTTACTTCCTTGATCATGTCGCACAATGGATTGCTGAAGTTGATCGTGGTCACCTGTATCCGTATGAAGGTAACTACTCAACCTATCTGGAAAAGAAGCAAGAACGTCTAGAAGTCCAAGGAAAGAAGGATGCCAAGTTAAAGAAGCGTCTTTCTGAGGAACTGGAATGGGTTCGTAGCTCCGCTAAAGGTCGTCAGGCAAAGTCTAAGGCGCGTCTAGCGCGGTATGAGGAGATGGCTGCAGAAGCAGATCGCACTCGCAAACTTGATTTTGAAGAGATTCAGATTCCGCCAGGGCCACGTTTGGGTAATGTTGTCCTCGAAGCAACAAATCTCAAGAAGGGCTTCGGAGATCGGGTTTTGATCGACAATCTGTCATTTACTCTGCCACGAAACGGTATTGTCGGAATCATTGGTCCAAACGGCGTTGGAAAGACTACTCTTTTCAAAACTATCGTTGGTTTAGAACCACTCGACGAAGGCAACTTGAAGATCGGTGAAACAGTTAAGCTGAGTTATGTCGATCAGAACCGTGGCGGCATTGACCCGGAGAAGACGCTGTGGGAAGTGGTTTCTGACGGTTTAGATTACATCCAAGTTGGCAATGTTGAAATGCCATCTCGTGCATATGTTTCCGCGTTTGGCTTCAAGGGAGCAGACCAGCAAAAGAAAGCTGGTGTGCTTTCGGGTGGTGAACGCAACCGGTTGAATCTTGCGCTGACTCTAAAGCAGGGCGGAAATCTCATCCTACTTGACGAACCGACGAACGATTTAGACGTTGAGACGTTGAGCTCTTTGGAAAATGCTTTACTTGACTTTGCTGGCTGTTCAGTTGTTATCACCCACGATAGGTGGTTCCTGGACCGGGTAGCAACGCATATTTTGGCATACGAAGGGACCGAAGAGAACCCGTCCAACTGGTACTGGTTCGAAGGGAACTTCGAAGCGTATGAAAAGAACAAGATCGAACGCTTAGGCGAAGATGCTGGTCGTCCGGGGGCTTCAACATACCGCAAGCTCACCCGCGGCTAG
- a CDS encoding single-stranded DNA-binding protein has translation MSNETIVAIRGYVGAAPTVFTNATDKDTGEVLSTKTTVVRVGVTPRYYSRSVNEFRDGQTAWYSVRTYGSLAAHVAVSVDKGTPVIARGRLVMRQYEDKSGLTRIEHVLLADSFGIDLTHGTAVFTKTSATPLESVPGEPRYSADAMSSEADKQFTTCQQETAQDPAGVLEAVMS, from the coding sequence ATGTCAAATGAAACTATTGTAGCGATTCGTGGATATGTTGGGGCCGCGCCAACAGTTTTTACTAACGCGACTGATAAAGACACCGGAGAAGTTCTTAGTACAAAAACAACTGTGGTGCGGGTAGGTGTGACTCCACGGTATTACTCGCGGTCTGTAAATGAGTTCAGAGACGGGCAGACAGCATGGTATTCAGTCCGTACATATGGGAGCCTAGCTGCTCATGTTGCGGTCAGTGTGGATAAAGGAACTCCTGTTATCGCACGAGGGCGGCTGGTCATGCGGCAATACGAAGATAAATCAGGGCTGACTCGGATAGAGCACGTTCTGCTAGCTGACAGTTTCGGAATCGACTTGACCCATGGGACGGCTGTCTTTACAAAAACATCTGCTACGCCGTTGGAATCTGTTCCAGGAGAACCACGCTATTCGGCTGATGCAATGAGTAGTGAAGCGGATAAACAGTTCACAACCTGCCAACAGGAAACAGCTCAGGATCCAGCGGGCGTGTTAGAAGCTGTTATGTCGTGA